The genome window TTTCGATAAATCCTGGTGCAATTGCGTTTGATCTAAGATTTTTTCTACCAAATTCTTTTGCCCAAGTTTTTGCCATAGCGATTACTCCACCTTTTGTAGCTGCATAGTTAGTTTGTCCTGCATTTCCATCTACTCCTACTACAGAAGCCATATTAATTACACTTGAAGCTTTGCTCTTTAATAATAAAGAAACAAAACCTTGCATCACATTGTAGACACCTTTTAAGTTAATATCAATTACTAAATCCCAGTCTGCTTCCTTCATTCTTTGAAGTAACGAATCTCTTGTAATTCCTGCATTATTTACAAGAATATCCAATCTTCCGTATTTTTCTTTGATTTCATTTGCAATCTCTTTTATATTTTCTCTATCAGTAACATTTAATTTTACGTGTGAAACATTTTCATGGCTGTAATCAGGATCAATTAAATCTCCAGAAATAACAGTTGCTCCATTTTCAGCAAATTTTAGTGCGATTTCCTTTCCAATTCCTCTTGAACCACCTGTAATTAATGCAATTTTACCATTTAACACTATATTTCCACCTTTCTTTTCCATATTTTAAGATTTATAATTATAATTCTAAAATAACTAAACAATTATTTTAAAGAATTTAAAACTTCAAGTTTTACTTTTGTAAGACCTTTTCCAGGATTTTCTATTTTTGAAAAAGCTCCATAACTCAAGTCAATTACACGTCCTTTAGCAAAAGGTCCTCTATCATTAACTTTTACAACTACTTCTTTTCCGTTGCTCAAGTTTGTTACTTTTACTTTTGTTCCAAATGGAAGCGATCTATGTGCCGCTACCATTTCATGTCTGTTATGTATTTCTCCACTAGCTGTTCTGCTTCCATGTAATCCTTTGCTATAGTATGAAGCAATTCCAGTTTGTGAATGTTTAGAACTTCCTGAATTTGAAGTTTTTTCTTTTGTAGAAGTTTTGTTTGATTTTACAGCATATAAATCAGCACTATTATCAACAGCTTTTATCATTTCGTTTTTTATGTAAATTATATTATTGTTATCAGTATTTATTTCTGCAGCCAATGATAGTGATACTACTAAACCTGCAAACAAAGTAACTATTTTTTTCATTAATTTTCTCCTTAAATAAAATTTTTATAACATCAAATTGTTATAGTGTTTAACATTTAAAAGGATTAATTTTAAAGTTTAAACAACTTCTACATTATACCATATTTTTAATGTTTAATTACTTTTTTTTTACTTAGTTATTTCATTTCAGGTTGTTTAACGTGTTGAATTTTAGGACTATTTACATTTAATGTTTCAAATGTATAACCAGCTTTTCTATATCCATCTATTATTCTTTGCAGAGCCTGAACTGTTGTTTTTTTAGCATTTGTATCGTGCATTAAAACATTAATATCAGGATGTGTTGTACATACACCATATTTAACCAGTTTTTCTACAGGAACATTGTTTCCAGAAGCATCTGTCGAATCACAGTTCCAGTCAAAATATACATATCCTTCTTTTGTCATTCTGTTAATTATAGCCGTTTTTAAAGCCTTAGATGCTATCGCATTGCTTGAACCGCCTGGAAATCTTGTGATTTTTACATCTAATCCTGTTGTCGATTTTACAGCATCTCTTATTTTATAAAGATCTTTAAAGAAACTTTCCTCGTTTGCATAAACTTCTTTATATATGTGTGAATAGGTATGCAACCCAAGCACATGCCCATGATCAATTATTTTTTTATAGTCGTTATAATTTTTTCCAATTCCAATTACAAAAAATGTTGCTTTTATATTATTCTTTTTCAAAATTTCAAGAATTTGATCAGTATGAGCTGAAGGCCCATCATCAAAAGTTAAATATACAGTCTTAATTTTTTTGTCAGCTTTCAGTTGCTCATATTGTGCTTTCACTTCTGCATTTTTTTTAGTAAGTGCAGCAAATTCAGCATTTTTTTTATCCTTTTCTTCCGATAATTTTTTTACATTTGATTTTAAACTATGATATTCCATATATTTTGAAGTTGTTCCAAAAATATGTACTCCTGCATATAAAAATCCAGCAATAGCTACTAATATTCCAATAAACGAAAATGTTTTTTTCATGTTTGTATCCCTCTCATTTCTTATTTATATTTTTTAATTAATTCTTCAATTTTTTTGTAACTCTCTTCATTATGTTTTATATTACCATCAAGAGCTTCTACTTCTTTTTCCAATTTTTGTTTATTCTCCTTTAATAATGGAATTTCCTTTTTAAATTTCTCTTTTTGTTTGATTAACACAAAATGTGAAAATGCAACTAACAGTATTGAAATAACAAGTAGAACAATTGCTGTTGTTGTTAATTTTCCATTATTCTTACCATCATGATCATCTCTATAATCATAAAGAAATTGTTGTTGTTTTGCCATTTTTTCTCCTCTTTTCTATTTTTTGTTTATTAATTTTTTTATTTTTTACCTTTAAAAACTATTATTTTAATATTTTTAAACTAAATATTAAAATTAATTGTATAATAGTAAAAAAGACCTCTTAAAAAAGAGGTCTCATAAAAGGGGGGGTTAATTGAGGTTTCAGATCTTTTAATCGATCTGAATATAGTATACACCATAATCATTAAACCACCATTAAATCAAAATTGTTTTTTGATTAATTTGTTTCTCTTTTTTAGTAAATATAACTTTATTATTAATTTTTATAAGAATTATATCAATAGGTTTTACATTCTATCTACTGTATTTATTCCAAGAAGACCGAGTCCTTCCTTTAAAATAAATGCGGTTTTTTCAGCCAGCAAAATTCGTGCATCCATAACTTTTTTATTTTCTTCCTTTAGAATAGAATTTGAATTATAGAAATTATTAAATAATTTTGCTATGTCAAATAAATAGTCTGCTATTATGTTTGGACGATAACTTTCATAAGATTTTACAACTGTTTGTGGAAATCTCAGAAGCTCAACTGCTAA of Leptotrichia hongkongensis contains these proteins:
- a CDS encoding serine/threonine protein phosphatase produces the protein MAKQQQFLYDYRDDHDGKNNGKLTTTAIVLLVISILLVAFSHFVLIKQKEKFKKEIPLLKENKQKLEKEVEALDGNIKHNEESYKKIEELIKKYK
- the fabG gene encoding 3-oxoacyl-ACP reductase FabG, which gives rise to MEKKGGNIVLNGKIALITGGSRGIGKEIALKFAENGATVISGDLIDPDYSHENVSHVKLNVTDRENIKEIANEIKEKYGRLDILVNNAGITRDSLLQRMKEADWDLVIDINLKGVYNVMQGFVSLLLKSKASSVINMASVVGVDGNAGQTNYAATKGGVIAMAKTWAKEFGRKNLRSNAIAPGFIETNMTHVLPEKVVETVLANTPLRKMGDAEDVANAALYLASDMSKFVTGQVLRVDGGLNL
- a CDS encoding polysaccharide deacetylase family protein, producing MKKTFSFIGILVAIAGFLYAGVHIFGTTSKYMEYHSLKSNVKKLSEEKDKKNAEFAALTKKNAEVKAQYEQLKADKKIKTVYLTFDDGPSAHTDQILEILKKNNIKATFFVIGIGKNYNDYKKIIDHGHVLGLHTYSHIYKEVYANEESFFKDLYKIRDAVKSTTGLDVKITRFPGGSSNAIASKALKTAIINRMTKEGYVYFDWNCDSTDASGNNVPVEKLVKYGVCTTHPDINVLMHDTNAKKTTVQALQRIIDGYRKAGYTFETLNVNSPKIQHVKQPEMK
- a CDS encoding septal ring lytic transglycosylase RlpA family protein, giving the protein MKKIVTLFAGLVVSLSLAAEINTDNNNIIYIKNEMIKAVDNSADLYAVKSNKTSTKEKTSNSGSSKHSQTGIASYYSKGLHGSRTASGEIHNRHEMVAAHRSLPFGTKVKVTNLSNGKEVVVKVNDRGPFAKGRVIDLSYGAFSKIENPGKGLTKVKLEVLNSLK